From a single Miscanthus floridulus cultivar M001 chromosome 8, ASM1932011v1, whole genome shotgun sequence genomic region:
- the LOC136478189 gene encoding uncharacterized protein isoform X1, producing the protein MEVDDSHDTLVNKSEENDFEKKGTSDPVVYQLVRVEGDGTLVPATEDDVLQFDLPPIEDVGHVEEFFNNDCMLLKKPDLEDGSSKLETLEVHTQKLGADLEENRLQSLDDSLSPPSECRVIHSQHSDKLLPEQGDNVTRQDNASTETTKSTVLNDSCSAEKDKADACSIPVCDTSTDPSVSGVNSSMPDFSILRGEVCLDDLTIRELQEAFRATFGRQTTVKDKIWLKRRITMGLTNSYDVPSSGCVIKDYKIVGKDAKKDISDMDERAKTGLRATSLVIYPGNEGDSPSSSYYQSEDQQDSSKRVKRVQIHNDEPQGNLLGEQCTNKRTRKPTKRYIEELSDIETHDSTVKISSPAKRPAHDEVLIKPRVAPFNEADSLGTIYPTRKDTLGGFSVHVPYVSRMRRGRPRKDFISFADKEPLVEPKGIQTAVEMILANDGDKGNHLREAPEVPLKVSSEKGHIEAVDSKGVRNLQGKVYSAVAKPKIKRGLTRKHHRAWTLCEVVKLVDGVARFGAGKWSEIRKLSFASYSYRTSVDLKDKWRNLIRATKTQLPAQKDQGAGPRKINPSIIPIPPSILLRVKELNELQLQGGGFTAPVKFSGQDSKVLQGKGSGFL; encoded by the exons ATGGAAGTGGACGACTCACATGACACTCTAGTTAATAAAAGTGAAGAGAATGACTTTGAAAAGAAAGGCACTTCTGATCCTGTGGTTTATCAACTAGTTCGG GTTGAAGGTGATGGAACACTTGTTCCTGCTACAGAGGATGATGTTTTGCAATTTGATCTTCCTCCTATTGAAGATGTAGGCCATGTGGAAGAGTTTTTCAACAATGATTGCATGTTACTGAAGAAGCCTGACTTGGAAG ATGGATCTTCTAAATTGGAGACTCTTGAAGTACACACACAAAAATTGGGTGCCGACTTAGAG GAAAACAGATTACAGTCATTGGATGATTCCCTTAGTCCTCCCTCAGAGTGTAGAGTAATTCATAGTCAGCATTCAGATAAATTGCTTCCAGAACAAGGGGACAATGTCACTCGACAGGACAATGCTTCAACTGAGACTACAAAATCGACAGTGTTAAATGACTCTTGCAGTGCTGAAAAAGACAAGGCTGATGCCTGCTCAATACCTGTATGCGACACATCTACAGACCCATCTGTTTCTGGAGTTAATAGTTCCATGCCTGATTTTTCCATATTAAGAGGAGAAGTCTGTTTGGATGATCTTACTATTAGAGAACTTCAGGAGGCATTTAGAGCCACATTTGGCCGGCAGACTACTGTCAAAGACAAGATATGGCTCAAAAGACGGATTACAATGGGCTTGACTAATTCCTATGATGTTCCAAGTTCAGGTTGTGTAATTAAAGACTACAAAATTGTTGGCAAGGATGCCAAAAAAGATATATCAGACATGGATGAAAGAGCTAAGACTGGGCTTAGAGCTACTTCTCTAGTTATATATCCAGGAAACGAAGGGGACTCACCATCTAGCTCTTACTATCAGAGCGAGGACCAGCAAGATTCTTCCAAGAGAGTTAAAAGAGTACAAATCCATAATGATGAACCACAAGGAAATCTGCTAGGTGAGCAATGCACTAACAAGCGAACTAGAAAGCCAACAAAAAGATACATAGAGGAGCTATCAGACATTGAGACTCATGACTCCACTGTAAAAATTTCTTCACCAGCAAAAAGGCCTGCACATGATGAAGTGTTAATCAAACCGCGGGTCGCACCTTTCAATGAGGCTGATTCTCTGGGTACAATCTATCCTACTAGAAAGGATACCCTTGGAGGATTTAGTGTGCATGTTCCTTACGTTTCAAGGATGAGAAGGGGGCGCCCTAGGAAGGATTTCATTTCATTTGCG GATAAGGAACCCTTGGTTGAACCTAAAGGGATTCAGACAGCAGTTGAGATGATATTGGCAAATGATGGTGACAAGGGAAACCACCTGAGGGAAGCACCTGAAGTTCCACTAAAG GTAAGTTCTGAGAAAGGGCATATAGAAGCAGTTGATAGTAAAGGGGTTCGAAACCTACAAGGAAAGGTTTACAGTGCTGTTGCCAAGCCTAAAATAAAGCGGGGTTTAACGCGGAAGCATCATCGAGCTTGGACATTGTGTGAGGTCGTGAAGCTGGTTGATGGTGTGGCGCGGTTTGGAGCTGGCAAGTGGTCTGAGATTAGAAAACtgtcctttgcctcatattcttACCGCACTTCAGTGGATCTCAAG GACAAATGGCGTAACCTGATCAGAGCAACCAAGACACAGCTTCCGGCACAAAAAGAC CAGGGTGCCGGTCCGCGGAAGATTAACCCTTCTATCATACCAATACCACCATCCATTTTGTTGCGAGTGAAGGAGCTAAACGAGCTGCAGTTGCAAGGGGGTGGCTTCACAGCCCCAGTCAAGTTCTCTGGGCAGGACAGCAAGGTTCTACAGGGAAAAGGGTCAGGTTTTTTGTGA
- the LOC136478189 gene encoding uncharacterized protein isoform X2 → MEVDDSHDTLVNKSEENDFEKKGTSDPVVYQLVRVEGDGTLVPATEDDVLQFDLPPIEDVGHVEEFFNNDCMLLKKPDLEDGSSKLETLEVHTQKLGADLEENRLQSLDDSLSPPSECRVIHSQHSDKLLPEQGDNVTRQDNASTETTKSTVLNDSCSAEKDKADACSIPVCDTSTDPSVSGVNSSMPDFSILRGEVCLDDLTIRELQEAFRATFGRQTTVKDKIWLKRRITMGLTNSYDVPSSGCVIKDYKIVGKDAKKDISDMDERAKTGLRATSLVIYPGNEGDSPSSSYYQSEDQQDSSKRVKRVQIHNDEPQGNLLGEQCTNKRTRKPTKRYIEELSDIETHDSTVKISSPAKRPAHDEVLIKPRVAPFNEADSLGTIYPTRKDTLGGFSVHVPYVSRMRRGRPRKDFISFADKEPLVEPKGIQTAVEMILANDGDKGNHLREAPEVPLKVSSEKGHIEAVDSKGVRNLQGKVYSAVAKPKIKRGLTRKHHRAWTLCEVVKLVDGVARFGAGKWSEIRKLSFASYSYRTSVDLKDKWRNLIRATKTQLPAQKDGAGPRKINPSIIPIPPSILLRVKELNELQLQGGGFTAPVKFSGQDSKVLQGKGSGFL, encoded by the exons ATGGAAGTGGACGACTCACATGACACTCTAGTTAATAAAAGTGAAGAGAATGACTTTGAAAAGAAAGGCACTTCTGATCCTGTGGTTTATCAACTAGTTCGG GTTGAAGGTGATGGAACACTTGTTCCTGCTACAGAGGATGATGTTTTGCAATTTGATCTTCCTCCTATTGAAGATGTAGGCCATGTGGAAGAGTTTTTCAACAATGATTGCATGTTACTGAAGAAGCCTGACTTGGAAG ATGGATCTTCTAAATTGGAGACTCTTGAAGTACACACACAAAAATTGGGTGCCGACTTAGAG GAAAACAGATTACAGTCATTGGATGATTCCCTTAGTCCTCCCTCAGAGTGTAGAGTAATTCATAGTCAGCATTCAGATAAATTGCTTCCAGAACAAGGGGACAATGTCACTCGACAGGACAATGCTTCAACTGAGACTACAAAATCGACAGTGTTAAATGACTCTTGCAGTGCTGAAAAAGACAAGGCTGATGCCTGCTCAATACCTGTATGCGACACATCTACAGACCCATCTGTTTCTGGAGTTAATAGTTCCATGCCTGATTTTTCCATATTAAGAGGAGAAGTCTGTTTGGATGATCTTACTATTAGAGAACTTCAGGAGGCATTTAGAGCCACATTTGGCCGGCAGACTACTGTCAAAGACAAGATATGGCTCAAAAGACGGATTACAATGGGCTTGACTAATTCCTATGATGTTCCAAGTTCAGGTTGTGTAATTAAAGACTACAAAATTGTTGGCAAGGATGCCAAAAAAGATATATCAGACATGGATGAAAGAGCTAAGACTGGGCTTAGAGCTACTTCTCTAGTTATATATCCAGGAAACGAAGGGGACTCACCATCTAGCTCTTACTATCAGAGCGAGGACCAGCAAGATTCTTCCAAGAGAGTTAAAAGAGTACAAATCCATAATGATGAACCACAAGGAAATCTGCTAGGTGAGCAATGCACTAACAAGCGAACTAGAAAGCCAACAAAAAGATACATAGAGGAGCTATCAGACATTGAGACTCATGACTCCACTGTAAAAATTTCTTCACCAGCAAAAAGGCCTGCACATGATGAAGTGTTAATCAAACCGCGGGTCGCACCTTTCAATGAGGCTGATTCTCTGGGTACAATCTATCCTACTAGAAAGGATACCCTTGGAGGATTTAGTGTGCATGTTCCTTACGTTTCAAGGATGAGAAGGGGGCGCCCTAGGAAGGATTTCATTTCATTTGCG GATAAGGAACCCTTGGTTGAACCTAAAGGGATTCAGACAGCAGTTGAGATGATATTGGCAAATGATGGTGACAAGGGAAACCACCTGAGGGAAGCACCTGAAGTTCCACTAAAG GTAAGTTCTGAGAAAGGGCATATAGAAGCAGTTGATAGTAAAGGGGTTCGAAACCTACAAGGAAAGGTTTACAGTGCTGTTGCCAAGCCTAAAATAAAGCGGGGTTTAACGCGGAAGCATCATCGAGCTTGGACATTGTGTGAGGTCGTGAAGCTGGTTGATGGTGTGGCGCGGTTTGGAGCTGGCAAGTGGTCTGAGATTAGAAAACtgtcctttgcctcatattcttACCGCACTTCAGTGGATCTCAAG GACAAATGGCGTAACCTGATCAGAGCAACCAAGACACAGCTTCCGGCACAAAAAGAC GGTGCCGGTCCGCGGAAGATTAACCCTTCTATCATACCAATACCACCATCCATTTTGTTGCGAGTGAAGGAGCTAAACGAGCTGCAGTTGCAAGGGGGTGGCTTCACAGCCCCAGTCAAGTTCTCTGGGCAGGACAGCAAGGTTCTACAGGGAAAAGGGTCAGGTTTTTTGTGA
- the LOC136475009 gene encoding replication protein A 70 kDa DNA-binding subunit A-like isoform X1, with translation MAEAKLTRNAVAAAMAGDTNLKPVVQVVDLRSIAVTGGPPGSGPRFRAIISDGVATGHALFASQLCDLARSGVVRRGSVVQLLDYIVNDVRNRKAIVILNMEVLAAECEIIGNPALPPDSGDSNSMRADQFNGAPQNGSMAGSALNKVARPSDNAQAIQRSMAGNSLNMVPRPSDNAQVFQPTVQPSYHPAPKYRNHGTIMKNDAPARIIPISALNPYQGRWAIKGRVTAKGEIRRYHNAKGDGKVFSFDLLDSDGGEIRATCFNTLVDRFYEVVEVGKVYVVSRGNLKPAKKDYNHLNNEWEIFLEFQSTIELCLDENSSIPAQRFSFSSIDKIEDSENNAIVDVIGVVTSVNPSTTIQRKNGMEAQKRTITLKDMSGRSVELTMWGDFCNREGLQLQEMVECGVLPVLAVKAGKVNDYSGKSVGTISSSQLLINPDLAEAHSLRQWFDCGGRDASTQSISRDFTPSASRNEIRKTIAQIKDDGLGMRDKPDWVTVKAAVTFIKTDPFCYTACPNVVGDRQCGKKVTKSDSGNWLCDKCNQEFPECDYRYLLQLNIQDHTGTTSATAFQEAGQELLGCSARELNMFKENEDPRYTAVLIHCLYQNYLLRLKVKEEQYGDERRVKNTVAKVERVDPSAESKFLLDSISRVIV, from the exons ATGGCGGAGGCGAAGCTGACCCGCAAcgccgtggcggcggcgatggcggggGACACCAACCTCAAGCCGGTGGTGCAGGTCGTCGACCTCCGGAGCATCGCGGTCACCGGGGGGCCCCCGGGCTCCGGGCCCAGGTTCCGCGCCATCATCTCCGATGGCGTCGCCACGGGGCACGCGCTCTTCGCCTCGCAGCTCTGCGACCTCGCGCGCTCCGGCGTCGTCCGCCGCGGTTCGGTCGTCCAGCTCCTCGACTACATCGTCAACGACGTCCGGAACAGAAA AGCTATTGTTATTCTGAACATGGAGGTTCTTGCTGCAGAGTGTGAGATTATTGGAAATCCAGCACTACCTCCTGATTCTGGAGATTCTAATTCCATGAGAGCAGACCAGTTTAATGGAGCACCTCAAAATGGTTCAATGGCAGGGAGTGCTTTGAACAAAGTGGCAAGGCCCTCTGACAATGCTCAAGCAATCCAGAGATCGATGGCAGGGAACTCTTTGAACATGGTCCCTAGGCCAAGTGACAATGCACAGGTCTTCCAACCAACAGTACAGCCATCCTATCACCCTGCACCCAAGTACAGAAACCATGGCACAATCATGAAAAACGATGCTCCTGCTAGAATAATCCCCATATCTGCTCTAAATCCTTATCAGGGCCGCTGGGCTATCAAGGGTCGAGTAACTGCCAAAGGAGAGATCCGCCGGTACCATAATGCAAAAGGTGATGGCAAAGTGTTCTCTTTTGATCTGCTTGATTCTGATGGTGGTGAGATTCGGGCTACATGTTTCAATACTCTTGTTGATCGCTTCTATGAAGTTGTGGAAGTTGGTAAGGTCTATGTGGTATCTAGAGGAAACTTGAAACCCGCAAAGAAGGACTACAACCATCTGAATAATGAGTGGGAGATTTTCTTGGAGTTTCAGTCAACTATTGAACTTTGTCTTGATGAGAACAGTTCTATTCCTGCCCAGCGGTTTAGCTTCTCATCTATTGATAAAATTGAAGATTCAGAGAACAATGCTATTGTTGATGTCATTGGTGTTGTTACATCTGTCAACCCTAGTACTACAATACAGAGGAAAAATGGTATGGAAGCTCAGAAAAGGACCATCACCCTGAAGGATATGTCTGGTCGAAGTGTTGAGCTTACCATGTGGGGTGACTTCTGCAACAGAGAAGGCTTGCAGCTGCAAGAAATGGTTGAATGCGGGGTGCTTCCTGTACTGGCTGTCAAAGCTGGAAAAGTCAATGATTACAGTGGGAAGTCTGTTGGCACAATTTCTTCATCTCAACTCCTCATAAACCCTGATCTTGCTGAGGCTCATTCTCTCAGGCAGTGGTTTGATTGTGGAGGAAGAGATGCTTCTACTCAGTCCATATCCAGGGATTTTACTCCTTCAGCATCAAGGAATGAGATCCGAAAGACAATAGCACAGATAAAGGATGATGGTCTTGGAATGAGGGACAAACCCGATTGGGTCACGGTGAAGGCTGCTGTTACATTCATCAAAACCGACCCCTTCTGCTACACAGCTTGCCCCAATGTGGTTGGAGACAGGCAATGTGGTAAAAAGGTGACAAAGTCTGATTCAGGCAACTGGCTATGTGACAAGTGCAATCAAGAGTTTCCAGAGTGTGATTACAGGTATCTCCTGCAGTTGAACATTCAAGATCACACGGGAACAACTTCTGCGACAGCATTTCAAGAGGCTGGACAGGAGCTACTTGGTTGCTCAGCGCGAGAGCTCAACATGTTTAAAGAGAACGAAGATCCTCGCTACACAGCTGTCTTGATCCATTGCTTGTATCAGAATTATTTGTTGAGGCTAAAAGTGAAAGAAGAACAATATGGCGATGAGCGACGAGTGAAGAACACTGTGGCCAAGGTGGAGAGGGTGGATCCTTCGGCTGAGAGTAAATTTCTGCTTGATTCCATTTCAAGGGTTATAGTATGA
- the LOC136475009 gene encoding replication protein A 70 kDa DNA-binding subunit A-like isoform X2, whose product MASPRGTRSSPRSSATSRAPASSAAVRSSSSSTTSSTTSGTEKCEIIGNPALPPDSGDSNSMRADQFNGAPQNGSMAGSALNKVARPSDNAQAIQRSMAGNSLNMVPRPSDNAQVFQPTVQPSYHPAPKYRNHGTIMKNDAPARIIPISALNPYQGRWAIKGRVTAKGEIRRYHNAKGDGKVFSFDLLDSDGGEIRATCFNTLVDRFYEVVEVGKVYVVSRGNLKPAKKDYNHLNNEWEIFLEFQSTIELCLDENSSIPAQRFSFSSIDKIEDSENNAIVDVIGVVTSVNPSTTIQRKNGMEAQKRTITLKDMSGRSVELTMWGDFCNREGLQLQEMVECGVLPVLAVKAGKVNDYSGKSVGTISSSQLLINPDLAEAHSLRQWFDCGGRDASTQSISRDFTPSASRNEIRKTIAQIKDDGLGMRDKPDWVTVKAAVTFIKTDPFCYTACPNVVGDRQCGKKVTKSDSGNWLCDKCNQEFPECDYRYLLQLNIQDHTGTTSATAFQEAGQELLGCSARELNMFKENEDPRYTAVLIHCLYQNYLLRLKVKEEQYGDERRVKNTVAKVERVDPSAESKFLLDSISRVIV is encoded by the exons ATGGCGTCGCCACGGGGCACGCGCTCTTCGCCTCGCAGCTCTGCGACCTCGCGCGCTCCGGCGTCGTCCGCCGCGGTTCGGTCGTCCAGCTCCTCGACTACATCGTCAACGACGTCCGGAACAGAAA AGTGTGAGATTATTGGAAATCCAGCACTACCTCCTGATTCTGGAGATTCTAATTCCATGAGAGCAGACCAGTTTAATGGAGCACCTCAAAATGGTTCAATGGCAGGGAGTGCTTTGAACAAAGTGGCAAGGCCCTCTGACAATGCTCAAGCAATCCAGAGATCGATGGCAGGGAACTCTTTGAACATGGTCCCTAGGCCAAGTGACAATGCACAGGTCTTCCAACCAACAGTACAGCCATCCTATCACCCTGCACCCAAGTACAGAAACCATGGCACAATCATGAAAAACGATGCTCCTGCTAGAATAATCCCCATATCTGCTCTAAATCCTTATCAGGGCCGCTGGGCTATCAAGGGTCGAGTAACTGCCAAAGGAGAGATCCGCCGGTACCATAATGCAAAAGGTGATGGCAAAGTGTTCTCTTTTGATCTGCTTGATTCTGATGGTGGTGAGATTCGGGCTACATGTTTCAATACTCTTGTTGATCGCTTCTATGAAGTTGTGGAAGTTGGTAAGGTCTATGTGGTATCTAGAGGAAACTTGAAACCCGCAAAGAAGGACTACAACCATCTGAATAATGAGTGGGAGATTTTCTTGGAGTTTCAGTCAACTATTGAACTTTGTCTTGATGAGAACAGTTCTATTCCTGCCCAGCGGTTTAGCTTCTCATCTATTGATAAAATTGAAGATTCAGAGAACAATGCTATTGTTGATGTCATTGGTGTTGTTACATCTGTCAACCCTAGTACTACAATACAGAGGAAAAATGGTATGGAAGCTCAGAAAAGGACCATCACCCTGAAGGATATGTCTGGTCGAAGTGTTGAGCTTACCATGTGGGGTGACTTCTGCAACAGAGAAGGCTTGCAGCTGCAAGAAATGGTTGAATGCGGGGTGCTTCCTGTACTGGCTGTCAAAGCTGGAAAAGTCAATGATTACAGTGGGAAGTCTGTTGGCACAATTTCTTCATCTCAACTCCTCATAAACCCTGATCTTGCTGAGGCTCATTCTCTCAGGCAGTGGTTTGATTGTGGAGGAAGAGATGCTTCTACTCAGTCCATATCCAGGGATTTTACTCCTTCAGCATCAAGGAATGAGATCCGAAAGACAATAGCACAGATAAAGGATGATGGTCTTGGAATGAGGGACAAACCCGATTGGGTCACGGTGAAGGCTGCTGTTACATTCATCAAAACCGACCCCTTCTGCTACACAGCTTGCCCCAATGTGGTTGGAGACAGGCAATGTGGTAAAAAGGTGACAAAGTCTGATTCAGGCAACTGGCTATGTGACAAGTGCAATCAAGAGTTTCCAGAGTGTGATTACAGGTATCTCCTGCAGTTGAACATTCAAGATCACACGGGAACAACTTCTGCGACAGCATTTCAAGAGGCTGGACAGGAGCTACTTGGTTGCTCAGCGCGAGAGCTCAACATGTTTAAAGAGAACGAAGATCCTCGCTACACAGCTGTCTTGATCCATTGCTTGTATCAGAATTATTTGTTGAGGCTAAAAGTGAAAGAAGAACAATATGGCGATGAGCGACGAGTGAAGAACACTGTGGCCAAGGTGGAGAGGGTGGATCCTTCGGCTGAGAGTAAATTTCTGCTTGATTCCATTTCAAGGGTTATAGTATGA
- the LOC136478189 gene encoding uncharacterized protein isoform X3 gives MEVDDSHDTLVNKSEENDFEKKGTSDPVVYQLVRVEGDGTLVPATEDDVLQFDLPPIEDVGHVEEFFNNDCMLLKKPDLEDGSSKLETLEVHTQKLGADLEDKEPLVEPKGIQTAVEMILANDGDKGNHLREAPEVPLKVSSEKGHIEAVDSKGVRNLQGKVYSAVAKPKIKRGLTRKHHRAWTLCEVVKLVDGVARFGAGKWSEIRKLSFASYSYRTSVDLKDKWRNLIRATKTQLPAQKDQGAGPRKINPSIIPIPPSILLRVKELNELQLQGGGFTAPVKFSGQDSKVLQGKGSGFL, from the exons ATGGAAGTGGACGACTCACATGACACTCTAGTTAATAAAAGTGAAGAGAATGACTTTGAAAAGAAAGGCACTTCTGATCCTGTGGTTTATCAACTAGTTCGG GTTGAAGGTGATGGAACACTTGTTCCTGCTACAGAGGATGATGTTTTGCAATTTGATCTTCCTCCTATTGAAGATGTAGGCCATGTGGAAGAGTTTTTCAACAATGATTGCATGTTACTGAAGAAGCCTGACTTGGAAG ATGGATCTTCTAAATTGGAGACTCTTGAAGTACACACACAAAAATTGGGTGCCGACTTAGAG GATAAGGAACCCTTGGTTGAACCTAAAGGGATTCAGACAGCAGTTGAGATGATATTGGCAAATGATGGTGACAAGGGAAACCACCTGAGGGAAGCACCTGAAGTTCCACTAAAG GTAAGTTCTGAGAAAGGGCATATAGAAGCAGTTGATAGTAAAGGGGTTCGAAACCTACAAGGAAAGGTTTACAGTGCTGTTGCCAAGCCTAAAATAAAGCGGGGTTTAACGCGGAAGCATCATCGAGCTTGGACATTGTGTGAGGTCGTGAAGCTGGTTGATGGTGTGGCGCGGTTTGGAGCTGGCAAGTGGTCTGAGATTAGAAAACtgtcctttgcctcatattcttACCGCACTTCAGTGGATCTCAAG GACAAATGGCGTAACCTGATCAGAGCAACCAAGACACAGCTTCCGGCACAAAAAGAC CAGGGTGCCGGTCCGCGGAAGATTAACCCTTCTATCATACCAATACCACCATCCATTTTGTTGCGAGTGAAGGAGCTAAACGAGCTGCAGTTGCAAGGGGGTGGCTTCACAGCCCCAGTCAAGTTCTCTGGGCAGGACAGCAAGGTTCTACAGGGAAAAGGGTCAGGTTTTTTGTGA